The Primulina huaijiensis isolate GDHJ02 chromosome 12, ASM1229523v2, whole genome shotgun sequence genome has a window encoding:
- the LOC140990598 gene encoding cyclin-J18 isoform X1, with translation MFSIPVLIKRFCKLLGEKKLLEVSPIVKYSALSLFVERFYPALSRFEDDKGTKNWLLHPIRESNLQLFALVSIWLSSKIHDMTPLSVEVLKSFGDDFIKEQHYTKRDLLDAEMILMQVLKFEIGTSHIAFIMVDELLSQLKVIARVGEHVNFEVCMDVLDLLYEKEATSLLYNSPCFLAASILVVAYVISVPAQKWEFPILPWVKFVTSYKEEEIMCCVRDILKHIFEPQADYGDPKLN, from the exons ATGTTCTCCATTCCAGTTTTGATCAAGCGTTTTTGCAAATTATTGGGGGAAAAAAAGCTGCTGGAAGTCTCCCCGATTGTGAAGTACTCTGCATTATCGCTATTCGTCGAGCGTTTTTATCCAGCTCTCTCCAg ATTTGAAGATGACAAGGGCACCAAAAACTGGCTTCTGCATCCGATTAGAGAAAGTAATTTGCAGCTATTTGCCCTTGTTTCAATATGGCTCTCAAGCAAA ATACACGATATGACTCCCCTATCCGTCGAGGTGTTAAAGTCATTTGGGGATGACTTTATAAAGGAGCAGCATTACACGAAGAGGGATCTGTTGGATGCA GAGATGATCTTAATGCAG GTACTGAAATTTGAGATTGGCACATCACATATTGCCTTCATAATGGTAGACGAGCTTCTCAGTCAATTAAA AGTTATTGCCCGAGTTGGGGAACATGTGAATTTTGAAGTTTGTATGGATGTTCTGGACCTGCTTTATGAAAAAGAAGCTACATCACTTCTCTACAACTCTCCCTGTTTTCTTGCTGCATCAATATTG GTTGTCGCATATGTTATTTCAGTACCTGCACAAAAGTGGGAATTCCCCATTCTTCCTTGGG TCAAATTTGTTACCTCGTACAAAGAAGAGGAAATCATGTGTTGTGTCAGGGACATCCTAAAGCATATCTTTGAACCTCAAGCAGATTACGGAGATCCAAAGTTAAATTGA
- the LOC140990598 gene encoding cyclin-J18 isoform X2, whose amino-acid sequence MLRFGVIEFLIQSAQLLEVSPIVKYSALSLFVERFYPALSRFEDDKGTKNWLLHPIRESNLQLFALVSIWLSSKIHDMTPLSVEVLKSFGDDFIKEQHYTKRDLLDAEMILMQVLKFEIGTSHIAFIMVDELLSQLKVIARVGEHVNFEVCMDVLDLLYEKEATSLLYNSPCFLAASILVVAYVISVPAQKWEFPILPWVKFVTSYKEEEIMCCVRDILKHIFEPQADYGDPKLN is encoded by the exons ATGCTGCGATTCGGAGTGATAGAATTCCTCATCCAATCTGCTCAG CTGCTGGAAGTCTCCCCGATTGTGAAGTACTCTGCATTATCGCTATTCGTCGAGCGTTTTTATCCAGCTCTCTCCAg ATTTGAAGATGACAAGGGCACCAAAAACTGGCTTCTGCATCCGATTAGAGAAAGTAATTTGCAGCTATTTGCCCTTGTTTCAATATGGCTCTCAAGCAAA ATACACGATATGACTCCCCTATCCGTCGAGGTGTTAAAGTCATTTGGGGATGACTTTATAAAGGAGCAGCATTACACGAAGAGGGATCTGTTGGATGCA GAGATGATCTTAATGCAG GTACTGAAATTTGAGATTGGCACATCACATATTGCCTTCATAATGGTAGACGAGCTTCTCAGTCAATTAAA AGTTATTGCCCGAGTTGGGGAACATGTGAATTTTGAAGTTTGTATGGATGTTCTGGACCTGCTTTATGAAAAAGAAGCTACATCACTTCTCTACAACTCTCCCTGTTTTCTTGCTGCATCAATATTG GTTGTCGCATATGTTATTTCAGTACCTGCACAAAAGTGGGAATTCCCCATTCTTCCTTGGG TCAAATTTGTTACCTCGTACAAAGAAGAGGAAATCATGTGTTGTGTCAGGGACATCCTAAAGCATATCTTTGAACCTCAAGCAGATTACGGAGATCCAAAGTTAAATTGA
- the LOC140990598 gene encoding cyclin-J18 isoform X3 encodes MFSIPVLIKRFCKLLGEKKLLEVSPIVKYSALSLFVERFYPALSRFEDDKGTKNWLLHPIRESNLQLFALVSIWLSSKIHDMTPLSVEVLKSFGDDFIKEQHYTKRDLLDAVLKFEIGTSHIAFIMVDELLSQLKVIARVGEHVNFEVCMDVLDLLYEKEATSLLYNSPCFLAASILVVAYVISVPAQKWEFPILPWVKFVTSYKEEEIMCCVRDILKHIFEPQADYGDPKLN; translated from the exons ATGTTCTCCATTCCAGTTTTGATCAAGCGTTTTTGCAAATTATTGGGGGAAAAAAAGCTGCTGGAAGTCTCCCCGATTGTGAAGTACTCTGCATTATCGCTATTCGTCGAGCGTTTTTATCCAGCTCTCTCCAg ATTTGAAGATGACAAGGGCACCAAAAACTGGCTTCTGCATCCGATTAGAGAAAGTAATTTGCAGCTATTTGCCCTTGTTTCAATATGGCTCTCAAGCAAA ATACACGATATGACTCCCCTATCCGTCGAGGTGTTAAAGTCATTTGGGGATGACTTTATAAAGGAGCAGCATTACACGAAGAGGGATCTGTTGGATGCA GTACTGAAATTTGAGATTGGCACATCACATATTGCCTTCATAATGGTAGACGAGCTTCTCAGTCAATTAAA AGTTATTGCCCGAGTTGGGGAACATGTGAATTTTGAAGTTTGTATGGATGTTCTGGACCTGCTTTATGAAAAAGAAGCTACATCACTTCTCTACAACTCTCCCTGTTTTCTTGCTGCATCAATATTG GTTGTCGCATATGTTATTTCAGTACCTGCACAAAAGTGGGAATTCCCCATTCTTCCTTGGG TCAAATTTGTTACCTCGTACAAAGAAGAGGAAATCATGTGTTGTGTCAGGGACATCCTAAAGCATATCTTTGAACCTCAAGCAGATTACGGAGATCCAAAGTTAAATTGA
- the LOC140990598 gene encoding cyclin-J18 isoform X4 has protein sequence MFSIPVLIKRFCKLLGEKKLLEVSPIVKYSALSLFVERFYPALSRFEDDKGTKNWLLHPIRESNLQLFALVSIWLSSKIHDMTPLSVEVLKSFGDDFIKEQHYTKRDLLDAEMILMQVLKFEIGTSHIAFIMVDELLSQLKVIARVGEHVNFEVCMDVLDLLYEKEATSLLYNSPCFLAASILVVAYVISVPAQKWEFPILPWGEMSHIYFMVIGRLQM, from the exons ATGTTCTCCATTCCAGTTTTGATCAAGCGTTTTTGCAAATTATTGGGGGAAAAAAAGCTGCTGGAAGTCTCCCCGATTGTGAAGTACTCTGCATTATCGCTATTCGTCGAGCGTTTTTATCCAGCTCTCTCCAg ATTTGAAGATGACAAGGGCACCAAAAACTGGCTTCTGCATCCGATTAGAGAAAGTAATTTGCAGCTATTTGCCCTTGTTTCAATATGGCTCTCAAGCAAA ATACACGATATGACTCCCCTATCCGTCGAGGTGTTAAAGTCATTTGGGGATGACTTTATAAAGGAGCAGCATTACACGAAGAGGGATCTGTTGGATGCA GAGATGATCTTAATGCAG GTACTGAAATTTGAGATTGGCACATCACATATTGCCTTCATAATGGTAGACGAGCTTCTCAGTCAATTAAA AGTTATTGCCCGAGTTGGGGAACATGTGAATTTTGAAGTTTGTATGGATGTTCTGGACCTGCTTTATGAAAAAGAAGCTACATCACTTCTCTACAACTCTCCCTGTTTTCTTGCTGCATCAATATTG GTTGTCGCATATGTTATTTCAGTACCTGCACAAAAGTGGGAATTCCCCATTCTTCCTTGGG GTGAGATGAGCCACATTTATTTCATGGTGATTGGAAGATTGCAAATGTGA
- the LOC140989389 gene encoding uncharacterized protein: MVAHTLLGVVRCDPAYEINYIIENVKDKYGYQISYKKAWRSLKRAMEIAYGTWESSVQLLQKYMCALSQYNPGTVVEWKHLRANTDICKTLNYVFWAFRPCVDGFRHCRKIISVDGTHLYTKYKHKMLIGVTLDANNQVLPLAFAIVDEETTDSWKWFLENLGRHVVRGEHGVCLISDRHKGVRATEDLPYFQPPYGVHRFCLRHVCSNFNAKFKDVHLKDLCWAAGTQNQICKFDSIMEAIKQKNIMAHRYLAGIAKEKLSLAHDGGWRRGVMTTNMSECLNIVLKGARRLPISAIVHLTLLRCIQYFIERVTRSGRMVQENQLWSDYACRKYEKWARKSSEHRVFKYDVRDQTASVATVGRPSRGQHMYVVKLSTSDCSCGKWTIVGIPCSHAICTAKWHSLDPTTLVQPWYNLSEYLATYEDRFQPLADERYWDPPTFELRHNPVRREIRRVGRDRTTQIRNEMDTPGLRDIQQR; encoded by the coding sequence ATGGTGGCACATACGCTATTGGGAGTTGTTCGTTGTGATCCTGCTTACGAGATTAATTATATCATCGAAAATGTGAAAGATAAATATGGATATCAAATCTCGTACAAGAAGGCATGGCGAAGTTTGAAACGTGCTATGGAAATTGCTTATGGTACATGGGAGAGCTCCGTTCAATTGCTTCAGAAATATATGTGTGCTTTGTCCCAATATAATCCGGGAACAGTTGTGGAGTGGAAGCATCTCAGAGCCAACACTGATATTTGTAAGACACTGAACTATGTTTTCTGGGCATTCAGGCCGTGTGTTGATGGGTTTCGACATTGTCGGAAAATAATTAGTGTCGATGGTACACACTTGTATACCAAATACAAGCACAAAATGTTGATTGGTGTGACTCTGGATGCGAACAATCAGGTTCTACCGCTAGCATTTGCTATTGTTGATGAAGAAACAACAGATTCTTGGAAATGGTTCTTGGAGAACCTAGGAAGACATGTTGTTCGTGGTGAACATGGTGTGTGTCTTATTTCTGACAGGCATAAGGGAGTGCGAGCAACGGAAGATCTACCATATTTTCAACCTCCTTACGGTGTGCATCGTTTTTGTTTGAGACATGTGTGTTCAAACTTTAATGCTAAATTCAAAGACGTGCATTTGAAAGATTTATGCTGGGCGGCAGGCACACAGAATCAAATCTGTAAGTTTGATTCAATAATGGAGGcaatcaaacaaaaaaacattATGGCGCACCGATATTTGGCCGGAAttgcaaaagaaaaattgagtttGGCTCATGACGGTGGTTGGCGTCGTGGTGTGATGACAACCAACATGTCGGAGTGTTTAAACATTGTGTTGAAAGGTGCTCGTAGACTTCCTATATCTGCCATAGTACACTTGACACTTTTGAGGTGCATACAATATTTCATTGAACGTGTGACAAGAAGTGGTCGTATGGTTCAGGAAAATCAACTGTGGTCAGATTATGCATGTCGGAAGTATGAGAAATGGGCGAGAAAATCTAGTGAACATCGTGTTTTCAAATACGATGTACGTGATCAAACTGCTTCTGTTGCAACCGTAGGAAGACCAAGTCGTGGTCAACATATGTATGTCGTCAAGTTATCAACGAGTGATTGTTCATGTGGTAAATGGACGATTGTCGGCATCCCATGTTCCCATGCTATTTGCACAGCTAAGTGGCACTCCTTGGATCCCACGACACTTGTGCAGCCCTGGTATAACCTATCTGAGTACTTAGCAACGTACGAGGACAGATTCCAACCTCTTGCAGATGAGCGATACTGGGATCCTCCAACTTTCGAATTGCGCCACAACCCTGTTAGACGTGAAATAAGAAGAGTTGGTAGAGACAGAACAACTCAAATTAGAAATGAGATGGATACACCGGGTTTAAGAGACATTCAACAACGCTGA